The DNA window TACTTCGTAGTCTTTTACATAGCCCTCTTGCTTGAGGATCTCGGCAATTGATTTTTTCATATTGGATGCGGGAGCTTCAATTTTATCACTAAAAACCATATTAGCATTGCGAATACGGGTTAAGAAGTCCGCAATGGGATCAGTCATTACCATTGCCCCTACCTCCTTCCTTTTTACCAGCTCGCCTTCTTTACTCCCGGAATTTCGCCTCTGTAAGCTAATTCACGGAAACAAATACGGCATATGCCAAATTTCCTCATGTATGAATGAGGTCTGCCGCAAAGTTTGCAGCGATTATAACCCCGAACTCTGTATTTAGGGGTACGGTTTGCTTTGTTAATCATAGACTTTTTTGCCATTAGATTCCCTCCTTTTACCGGACATCGATCTTGTACCGGTCAATGATGGGTTTATTAACTGGCTTTTTGGAACGGCATACCCAATAGCCTTAGTAATTCCCGGGCTTCTTCATCGGTTTTAGCTGTGGTTACAAAGGACACGTCCATACCGCGCACCTTGTCAACCTTGTCGTATTCAATTTCGGGGAATATTAGCTGTTCTCTAATTCCTAGAGTATAGTTTCCTCTGCCATCGAATGACTTAGGCGAAACTCCACGGAAGTCGCGAACTCTTGGTAGCGCAACGCTGATAAGTCTGTCTACAAATTCCCATAACCGATCACCGCGCAAAGTTACCTTTGCTCCGATTATCATACCTTCTCTAAGTTTAAAACCGGCGATAGATTTTTTGGCTTTGGTTACCACAGGCCGTTGCCCTGTAATTACCATCAAATCGTTCACTGCTGCATCTACAGCCTTTGAGTTTTGTATTGCTTCACCCAAACCGATGTTTATTACCACTTTTTCCAGTCTGGGTACTTCCATAACGTTTTTATAGCCGAATTTTTGCATCATGGCTTTGATTACTTCTTGCTTGTATTTTTCTTTCAACCTGGCCACTGGCAGCTACCTCCTTCCCGCTTGTGGATTAGTCAAGCACCTTACCACATTTTTTGCAAACACGTTCTTTTTTGCCGTCAGACAAAATCTTTTTGCCTACACGAACGGGGCGGTCACACTTAGGGCAAAACGGCATCACATTGGAACTGTGTATGGGAGCAGGTTTTTCCATTATACCTCCCTGTGGCATGGTCCGAGTTGGGCGTGAGTGGCGTTTAACTATGTTAACACCGTCTACCACAACTCTGCCGGTTTTGGGGTGAACTTCCAAAACCTTGCCTTTTTTGCCAGCACTTTTGCCGGTTATTACCACCACTGTATCTCCCTTGCGCACGTGTACTTTGGGCATAGTATGCACCTCCACTCTTACAGAACCTCGGGAGCCAGAGATATTATTTTCATGTAATCTTTATCCCGTAATTCTCTGGCTACAGGGCCAAAGATACGAGTGCCCCTAGGACTCTTGTCATCTTTTATTATTACTGCTGCATTCTCATCAAATTTAATGTATGATCCGTCAGGCCTCCGGGTTTCTTTGGCAGTACGCACAATAACGGCTTTAACCACGTCGCCTTTCTTAACAACGCCCCCTGGTGTGGCTTCTTTAACACTGGCAACTATAACGTCACCAATGCGGGCGTATTTTTTAACGGATCCACCTAATACACGAATACATAGAAGTTTTCTAGCCCCTGTATTGTCTGCGACATTAAGTTTTGTTTCAACTTGAATCAAAACGATTCCCTCCTTTCAGAGCGCTATCTCCAGCCCGAAGCTATTATATCTGCTTACCTTTCCGGAGAATCTCCACAACCCGCCAGCGCTTATCCTTAGACAGAGGGCGAGTCTCCATAATTTTAACTTCATCGCCGATACGGCAGGCATTTTCCTCGTCATGGGCTTTGTATTTTCTTGTTTGCCGTACCGTTTTACCATATAAGGGATGTCTGGTAAAGTTTTCCACTGCAACGACAATGGTCTTATCCATCTTATCGCTCACTACGCGTCCGTAGCGAACCTTACGTAGGTTGCGCTCTTGCACAGGCACGCCTCCTTCCTTTTCGCAAAAGCTATTAAGCTCTCTTAATTCCCAGTTCACGCTCACGAATTATCGTCTTCACACGAGCTATTTTGCGACGAACCTCTTTAATTCGCATTGGGTTATCCAACTGCCCCGTAGCCAATTGGAATCTTAACTTAAAGAGTTCGTCTTTGTTCTCATCCATTTTCTTGTTTAGCTCTTCAGTTGTAAGCTCACGAAGCTCTTTAACTTTCATTGGCTTCACCTACTTCCCCACGTTTAACAAATTTGCATTTTACGGGCAGTTTATGAGCGGCCAACCTCATGGCTTCCCGGGCTGTTTCTTCTGCCACACCGGCAATTTCGAACATGATACGGCCCGGCTTAACCACTGCAACCCAGTGCTCAGGCGCACCCTTCCCGCTACCCATCCTGGTTTCAGCAGGCTTTTGGGTAATCGGGGTGTCCGGGAAAATACGAATCCATACTTTACCACCACGTTTAATATATCGGGTCATGGCAATACGAGCCGCTTCTATTTGACGGTTGGTAATCCAGCCAGGTTCTAATGCTTGTAAGCCATATTCCCCAAATTGAATCTCAACGCCACCCTTGGCACGACCTGATAATTTGCGCGGGCGGTGTTGTTTACGATACTTAACCCTTTTTGGAATTAGCATTGCCTATTCCCCTCCTTCTACGGCAGCCGCCTGTGCCCTCTGGGGCAACACCTCTCCTTTGTATATCCATACTTTAACGCCGATCTTGCCGTATGTTGTGTCAGCTTCCGCAAAACCATAGTCAATATCGGCCCGCAGGGTGTGTAGAGGTACTTTGCCTTCGCTGGCCCATTCAGTGCGTGCTATTTCAGCACCACCCAGACGTCCACTAACTGCAACTTTAATACCCTTGGCTCCCATCTTAATTGAACGGCCGATCACTTGCTTCATGGCACGGCGGAATGCAATTCTCTTTTCCAGCTGGGAGGCTACGTTTTCTGCCACCAACTGGGCATCTGCCTCAGGTACTTTAACTTCTTGAATGTTGACGTTAACCTTTTTACCTGTCATTCTTTCAAGCTCTTGTCTTAAAGCTTCCACCTCTGCGCCACCACGGCCGATTACAATGCCCGGCTTTGCAGTGTGAATGGTTACCTTAACACGGTTGGCTGCACGTTCAATGTTAATCCTGGATATGCCTGAAAGATACAGTTTCTTCTTGATAAATTCTCTTATTTTTACATCTTCGATTAGCAGAGTAGAGTAGTTACGCTTATCAGCAAACCATTTACTCTCCCAATCTCTGATTATACCGACCCTTAATCCTACAGGGTTAACCTTTTGGCCCACTTAGTTATCCCTCCTTTTTCTCTTTTACCACAATTGTTATGTGGCTGGTACGCTTGCGCATCAAATCTGCACGACCATAGGCCCGCGGTTTATAGCGCTTGAGGGTGGGACCTTGATCCACATATGCCTCTGCAATATATAGGTTATCCTTATTCATTTCATAGTTATGCTCTGCATTAGCTGCAGCAGAGTTTATTACCTTTACCACCGCTGCCGATCCCCGCTTCGGTGTGTGCTTTAATATTGCCAGCGCTTCTTCTATTTCCTTGCCGCGAACTAAGTCAACCACCTGGCGAACCTTGCGAGGAGAAATTCTAATGAACTTGGCAATAGCTTTAGCTTCCATTTTTCGCCCCCCTCTCTGTACTACTTCAGAGCAGTAGACCTTTCAGTATGCCCTCCATGACCACGGAAAGTCCGTGTGGGAGCAAATTCACCTAACTTATGTCCAATCATGTCTTCAGTAATGTATACCGGCACATGCTTTCGACCGTCATGTACTGCTATGGTATGACCTACCATTTCCGGAAAAATGGTGGAACTCCGAGACCAGGTTTTTATCACCTTTTTGTCACCGGTTTCGTTCATCTTTATAATCCTGGTCATCAGCCTTTCTTCTACAAACGGTCCTTTTTTGAGTGAACGACCCATACCTGGACCCCCTTTAATTACTTTTTACGCCGCTTAACAATCAGCATATCACTTGTTTTATTCTTCTTGCGAGTACGCGCTCCCAGTGCAGGTTTACCCCACGGAGTAACCGGGTTTCTACCGATAGGTGAACGTCCTTCACCACCGCCGTGTGGGTGATCGGCAGGGTTCATTACAACCCCGCGGACGCTGGGCCTTTTGCCTAACCAGCGCTGGCGTCCCGCTTTACCAATAGTAATGTTTTCATGATCTAAATTACCAACCTGACCGACGGTGGCACGGCATGTTTGCAAAATCATTCTCATCTCGCCCGAGGGCATCCGAATGGTTGCATATTTGCCTTCTTTAGCCATTAACTGTGCTGTTGCACCGGCAGAGCGTACCAACTGTCCGCCATGGCCTGGATGTAATTCAATGTTGTGAATCATGGTACCAACCGGGATATTGGCCAGCGGTAATGCGTTGCCCACCTTAATATCTGCATCTGGACCGGATTCTACAACACTGCCAACGGTCAATCCGATTGGTGCTATAATGTAGCGTTTTTCCCCATCGGCGTAGTGCAACAATGCAATCCGAGCTGAGCGGTTCGGATCGTATTCAATTGCTGCCACCTTTGCCGGAACACCATCTTTATCCCGCTTAAAGTCAATTATTCTGTACATCCTCTTATGGCCGCCACCCCGGTGCCGTACAGTGATACGACCCTGCGAGTTACGACCTGCTTTTTTAGACAGAGGTGCCAACAATGACTTTTCAGGTTCGGACTTTGTAATTTCATCAAAAGTCGAAACAGTTACAAAGCGGCGACCTGGGGAGGTTGGTTTATACTTTTTGATTGCCACCTAGCATACCTCCTTACAGTCCTTCAAAAATCTCAATCTTGTCGCCTTCCCTGAGACTTACTATCGCTTTTTTCCTGTCAGGGGTTTTGCCGACAAATTGGCGTACGCGCTTGCGTTTGCCCTTAACATTTATGGTATTAACCTTTTCTACCTTAACCTTAAACAAGCTTTCTACCGCCTGTTTAATTTCAACTTTGTTAGCATCGTTGTCTACCCAAAAGGTGTACTTGTTATCAGCTAACAGTTCGGTGCTTTTTTCTGAAATCACCGGCTTTTTTATAATATCCCGCGGGTTTTTCATTATGCCAGCACCTCCTCAACCTTGGCCACTGCGTCTTTGGTAATGACCAGTTTCTCGTGATGCAGCAAGTCATAAACATTGAGACCTGCAGCATTGAGAGGCTTTACGCCGGGAATGTTGCGGGCTGATTTAACCACATTTGCGTCCTTGTCTGCAGTTACCACCAAGGCCTTGTTGTCTACCTTTAAGTTATTTAATATGTTTACCATATCTTTTGTTTTGGGCTGATCAAGAACCAAGGTGTCCAGCACCAAGATATTACCCGCCTGTGCTATGGATGAAAGGGCTGACTTCATCGCCAGGCGTCTTACCTTTTTGGGTAGTGAATATTTGTAACTTCTGGGGTGCGGTCCAAATGCAACTCCACCGCCACGCCAAATGGGTGAACGAATGGAACCATGTCTTGCACGACCGGTGCCCTTTTGCCGCCAGGGTTTGCGCCCACCGCCACTTACCTCAGCACGTGTCTTGGTGTCGTGGGTGCCCAACCGGCGACTGGCCAATTGCATAACCACTGCTTCGTGCAATACGTGTTCGTTTGGCTGAATACCCCATACTGATTCATTCAGCTCAATTTCGCCGACTTGCTCGCCATTGATATTATAAACTGCCACTTTGGGCATCACTTTACTCCTCCTTTCGCTACCGCCGCTACTTAGCCTTGACGCTGCTTTGCACCATTACCAAGCCACCCTTGGGACCGGGAATTGCCCCTTTAACGGCCAGTAAGTTTTTCTCAGCGTCAACCTTAACCACTTCCAGGTTTTGTACGGTAACTCTGTCTGTTCCCATGTGGCGGGGTGACTTTTTACCCTTAAAGGTGCGACCCTGCCCCACAGCTCCAGCCGAACCCGGGCGACGGTGGTTTTTAGAACCGTGACTCATAGGCCCTCTGGCAAACCCATAAAGCTTAATAGTGCCTGCAAATCCACGGCCCTTGGAAGTACCGATAACGTCTACCTTATCCCCTTCGGCAAAGATATCGGCTTTAATTTCTTGGCCAACTTCAAACTCTTCTACGTTATCAGTTCTAAACTCCCGCACAAACCGCAAAGGACGAATACCTGCTTTGGAAAAATGCCCTTTTAAAGGTTTGTTAACAAGTTTCTCACGTATATCTCCAAAACCTAACTGTATAGCTCTGTAGCCATCGGTTTCTTCGGTTTTTTTCTGTACCACTAAACACGGTCCTGCTTCAATAACAGTCACCGGTATCGCCTGACCTTCTGGTGTCAACAGTTGTGTCATGCCAACCTTTCTGCCCAGAATGCTTTTTGACATTATTTACTGCACCTCCTGTCACGATCATTGGTTCGACCTGCGAACATAATCGTTATCTCTTCCCAGGAAAACCGACCCGGGTGTTTCATTTTAGTTTTTAAGTTAAAGTTTTATTTCAATATCTACACCGGCAGGCAAATCAAGACGCATTAATGAATCTACAGTTTTCGGTGTAGGATCGATAATGTCAATAAGTCTTTTGTGCACACGCATTTCAAATTGCTCTCTGGAGTC is part of the Desulfofalx alkaliphila DSM 12257 genome and encodes:
- a CDS encoding type Z 30S ribosomal protein S14; translation: MAKKSMINKANRTPKYRVRGYNRCKLCGRPHSYMRKFGICRICFRELAYRGEIPGVKKASW
- the rplE gene encoding 50S ribosomal protein L5 — its product is MARLKEKYKQEVIKAMMQKFGYKNVMEVPRLEKVVINIGLGEAIQNSKAVDAAVNDLMVITGQRPVVTKAKKSIAGFKLREGMIIGAKVTLRGDRLWEFVDRLISVALPRVRDFRGVSPKSFDGRGNYTLGIREQLIFPEIEYDKVDKVRGMDVSFVTTAKTDEEARELLRLLGMPFQKAS
- the rplX gene encoding 50S ribosomal protein L24, translating into MPKVHVRKGDTVVVITGKSAGKKGKVLEVHPKTGRVVVDGVNIVKRHSRPTRTMPQGGIMEKPAPIHSSNVMPFCPKCDRPVRVGKKILSDGKKERVCKKCGKVLD
- the rplN gene encoding 50S ribosomal protein L14; this translates as MIQVETKLNVADNTGARKLLCIRVLGGSVKKYARIGDVIVASVKEATPGGVVKKGDVVKAVIVRTAKETRRPDGSYIKFDENAAVIIKDDKSPRGTRIFGPVARELRDKDYMKIISLAPEVL
- the rpsQ gene encoding 30S ribosomal protein S17, with product MPVQERNLRKVRYGRVVSDKMDKTIVVAVENFTRHPLYGKTVRQTRKYKAHDEENACRIGDEVKIMETRPLSKDKRWRVVEILRKGKQI
- the rpmC gene encoding 50S ribosomal protein L29; protein product: MKVKELRELTTEELNKKMDENKDELFKLRFQLATGQLDNPMRIKEVRRKIARVKTIIRERELGIKRA
- the rplP gene encoding 50S ribosomal protein L16, translated to MLIPKRVKYRKQHRPRKLSGRAKGGVEIQFGEYGLQALEPGWITNRQIEAARIAMTRYIKRGGKVWIRIFPDTPITQKPAETRMGSGKGAPEHWVAVVKPGRIMFEIAGVAEETAREAMRLAAHKLPVKCKFVKRGEVGEANES
- the rpsC gene encoding 30S ribosomal protein S3, translated to MGQKVNPVGLRVGIIRDWESKWFADKRNYSTLLIEDVKIREFIKKKLYLSGISRINIERAANRVKVTIHTAKPGIVIGRGGAEVEALRQELERMTGKKVNVNIQEVKVPEADAQLVAENVASQLEKRIAFRRAMKQVIGRSIKMGAKGIKVAVSGRLGGAEIARTEWASEGKVPLHTLRADIDYGFAEADTTYGKIGVKVWIYKGEVLPQRAQAAAVEGGE
- the rplV gene encoding 50S ribosomal protein L22, whose translation is MEAKAIAKFIRISPRKVRQVVDLVRGKEIEEALAILKHTPKRGSAAVVKVINSAAANAEHNYEMNKDNLYIAEAYVDQGPTLKRYKPRAYGRADLMRKRTSHITIVVKEKKEG
- the rpsS gene encoding 30S ribosomal protein S19; amino-acid sequence: MGRSLKKGPFVEERLMTRIIKMNETGDKKVIKTWSRSSTIFPEMVGHTIAVHDGRKHVPVYITEDMIGHKLGEFAPTRTFRGHGGHTERSTALK
- the rplB gene encoding 50S ribosomal protein L2; amino-acid sequence: MAIKKYKPTSPGRRFVTVSTFDEITKSEPEKSLLAPLSKKAGRNSQGRITVRHRGGGHKRMYRIIDFKRDKDGVPAKVAAIEYDPNRSARIALLHYADGEKRYIIAPIGLTVGSVVESGPDADIKVGNALPLANIPVGTMIHNIELHPGHGGQLVRSAGATAQLMAKEGKYATIRMPSGEMRMILQTCRATVGQVGNLDHENITIGKAGRQRWLGKRPSVRGVVMNPADHPHGGGEGRSPIGRNPVTPWGKPALGARTRKKNKTSDMLIVKRRKK
- the rplW gene encoding 50S ribosomal protein L23, translated to MKNPRDIIKKPVISEKSTELLADNKYTFWVDNDANKVEIKQAVESLFKVKVEKVNTINVKGKRKRVRQFVGKTPDRKKAIVSLREGDKIEIFEGL
- the rplD gene encoding 50S ribosomal protein L4, with the translated sequence MPKVAVYNINGEQVGEIELNESVWGIQPNEHVLHEAVVMQLASRRLGTHDTKTRAEVSGGGRKPWRQKGTGRARHGSIRSPIWRGGGVAFGPHPRSYKYSLPKKVRRLAMKSALSSIAQAGNILVLDTLVLDQPKTKDMVNILNNLKVDNKALVVTADKDANVVKSARNIPGVKPLNAAGLNVYDLLHHEKLVITKDAVAKVEEVLA
- the rplC gene encoding 50S ribosomal protein L3, which encodes MSKSILGRKVGMTQLLTPEGQAIPVTVIEAGPCLVVQKKTEETDGYRAIQLGFGDIREKLVNKPLKGHFSKAGIRPLRFVREFRTDNVEEFEVGQEIKADIFAEGDKVDVIGTSKGRGFAGTIKLYGFARGPMSHGSKNHRRPGSAGAVGQGRTFKGKKSPRHMGTDRVTVQNLEVVKVDAEKNLLAVKGAIPGPKGGLVMVQSSVKAK